One Caulobacter segnis genomic window carries:
- a CDS encoding FAD binding domain-containing protein → MKSFSYERARTPAEASAAVARDPNAKFIAGGTNLLDLMKLEIETPRRLVDVNGLKLDRIEPTKDGGLRIGALVRNTDLAADKRVRKDYGVLSRALLAGASGQLRNKATTAGNLLQRTRCPYFYDTNMPCNKRTPGAGCSAIGGFTRSHAVLGTSEACIATHPSDMAVAMRVLDASVETVRPDGATRTIPIAEFHRLPGNTPHLETALAPGELITAVTLPKPIGGHHAYHKVRDRASYAFALVSVATILHKDGSGRVALGGVAHKPWRVEAAEGALPQGAKATAAALLAGAKTTPQNAFKLTLAERALGAAIAEARA, encoded by the coding sequence GTGAAGAGCTTTTCGTACGAACGCGCCCGCACTCCGGCCGAGGCCTCTGCGGCCGTTGCTCGCGATCCGAACGCCAAGTTCATCGCCGGCGGCACCAACCTGCTGGACCTGATGAAGCTGGAGATCGAGACGCCCCGTCGCCTGGTGGACGTCAACGGCCTGAAACTGGACAGGATCGAGCCGACGAAGGACGGCGGCCTGCGCATCGGCGCCCTGGTGCGCAACACCGACCTGGCCGCCGACAAGCGGGTGCGCAAGGACTACGGTGTCCTCTCGCGCGCCCTGCTGGCCGGGGCCTCGGGCCAGCTGCGCAACAAGGCCACCACCGCCGGCAACCTGCTGCAGCGGACACGATGCCCGTACTTCTACGACACCAACATGCCCTGCAATAAGCGCACGCCCGGCGCGGGCTGCTCGGCGATCGGCGGCTTCACCCGCTCACATGCGGTGTTGGGGACCAGCGAGGCCTGCATCGCCACCCATCCCAGCGACATGGCCGTGGCCATGCGAGTGCTGGACGCCAGCGTCGAGACCGTCCGCCCCGACGGCGCGACGCGGACCATCCCGATCGCCGAGTTCCATCGGCTGCCCGGAAACACCCCGCATCTCGAGACGGCCCTCGCGCCGGGCGAGCTGATCACCGCCGTCACCCTGCCTAAGCCCATCGGCGGCCACCATGCCTATCACAAGGTCCGCGACCGGGCCTCCTACGCCTTCGCCCTCGTCTCGGTGGCGACCATCCTGCACAAGGACGGCTCGGGCCGCGTGGCCCTGGGCGGCGTGGCCCACAAGCCCTGGCGAGTCGAGGCCGCCGAGGGCGCCCTTCCGCAAGGCGCCAAGGCCACGGCCGCGGCACTGCTGGCCGGCGCCAAGACGACGCCCCAGAACGCCTTCAAGCTGACCCTGGCCGAGCGCGCCCTGGGCGCGGCGATCGCAGAAGCGAGGGCCTGA
- a CDS encoding TonB-dependent receptor, protein MSIQKSRLKQGLAFLFSSSMLLTVAQAAHAADLVAAEPAADEPRIEEVMVTARKRSENVQTVPTPVTVISGNEIQRQNLLNFTNFQYKFPAFSVYLTNPKQQNLGIRGIGNNGFNTDGIDGSVGIFVDGVYTGRQGMVSGDFSDLADIELLRGPQGTLFGKNTTAGAVIINSKLPSFTPEGSVEATFGEENLRQFKVSASGPILGDRLAGRISAFYSDKDGNYPNRAGGPAANARQGEGVRAQFLAKVGDDVTFRLIAQHTEQNFNSIGPVTLSVYNPAALQARMTAAGYTLLVSDADKREVNIDAPLTATTHANLVSGELNWDLGEKGTITSISAFQNWTCFTNNDNDYTQLNAIPDYGSCNVERQYSQELRWASPKDKPVEAVVGTFLSTQYLGVNSRIRFGNQYYIWAANPSAAAFPTLNGKTWAQGAYAEAVAGFGMRSYASFHTDTAAVFGNVVWHPDADRKWSVNLGLRQTWEDRDYAYSGWVESNLGGLTQAQITAMSAAGANAQLGRATDSLKDKSLSGQVGVSYRPTEDFMAYVTAARGHKSAGFNLLPFDPATAIYGAKQDVDGETSDNVEAGFKSEWFDRRLLLNVTAFNTEVKDYQANQAIGVGNTAVRFLANVGSLRSRGVEVESEARLGELRVKGLVGYNEATYKSFHNSVCPAQSTALTCDLTGRQVAWAPKWTSSVTVNYEHAFVSGTTTYATFDANWRSTQNTTITLDPAAQIKSYALANLRVGTRFMDDSVDVQVWAENLADKAYYINLLGLTKSTGIIQGYPGNPRTVGATIRYHF, encoded by the coding sequence ATGTCGATCCAAAAATCGCGCCTGAAGCAAGGTCTGGCCTTCCTGTTCTCCAGCAGCATGCTGCTGACCGTCGCCCAGGCCGCCCACGCCGCCGATCTGGTCGCCGCCGAGCCGGCCGCCGACGAGCCCCGCATCGAGGAGGTGATGGTCACCGCTCGCAAGCGCTCGGAGAACGTCCAGACCGTCCCGACCCCGGTGACGGTGATCTCGGGCAATGAGATCCAGCGCCAGAACCTGCTGAACTTCACCAACTTCCAGTACAAGTTCCCGGCCTTCTCGGTCTACCTGACCAACCCGAAGCAGCAGAACCTGGGCATCCGGGGCATCGGCAACAACGGCTTCAACACCGACGGCATCGACGGCTCGGTCGGCATCTTCGTCGACGGCGTCTATACCGGCCGCCAGGGCATGGTCAGCGGCGACTTCAGCGACCTGGCCGACATCGAGCTGCTGCGCGGCCCGCAGGGCACGCTGTTCGGCAAGAACACCACGGCCGGCGCGGTGATCATCAACTCCAAGCTGCCCAGCTTCACGCCGGAAGGTTCGGTCGAGGCGACCTTCGGCGAGGAGAACCTGCGCCAGTTCAAGGTCAGCGCCTCGGGTCCGATCCTGGGCGACAGGCTGGCCGGCCGCATCTCGGCCTTCTACAGCGACAAGGACGGCAACTATCCCAACCGCGCCGGCGGCCCGGCCGCCAACGCCCGTCAGGGCGAGGGCGTGCGCGCCCAGTTCCTCGCCAAGGTCGGCGACGACGTCACCTTCCGCCTGATCGCCCAGCATACCGAGCAGAACTTCAACTCGATCGGCCCGGTGACCCTGTCGGTCTATAACCCCGCCGCCCTGCAGGCGCGCATGACCGCCGCCGGCTACACCCTGCTGGTCAGCGACGCCGACAAGCGCGAGGTCAATATCGACGCCCCGCTGACGGCCACCACCCACGCCAACCTGGTCAGTGGCGAGCTGAACTGGGACCTGGGCGAGAAGGGGACGATCACCTCGATCAGCGCCTTCCAGAACTGGACCTGCTTCACCAACAACGACAACGACTACACCCAGCTGAACGCCATTCCCGACTACGGCTCGTGCAACGTCGAGCGCCAGTACTCCCAGGAGCTGCGCTGGGCCTCGCCCAAGGACAAGCCGGTCGAGGCGGTGGTCGGCACGTTCCTGTCGACCCAGTATCTGGGCGTGAACTCGCGCATCCGCTTCGGCAACCAGTACTACATCTGGGCGGCCAACCCGTCGGCGGCGGCCTTCCCGACCCTGAACGGCAAGACCTGGGCCCAGGGCGCCTACGCCGAGGCCGTGGCCGGTTTCGGCATGCGCTCGTACGCCAGCTTCCACACCGACACGGCGGCGGTCTTCGGCAACGTCGTCTGGCATCCGGACGCGGACCGCAAATGGTCGGTGAACCTGGGCCTGCGCCAGACCTGGGAAGACCGCGACTACGCCTATAGCGGCTGGGTCGAGAGCAACCTGGGCGGCCTGACCCAGGCCCAGATCACCGCCATGTCGGCCGCCGGCGCCAACGCCCAGCTGGGCCGCGCCACGGACTCGCTGAAGGACAAGTCGCTGTCGGGCCAGGTCGGCGTCAGCTATCGCCCGACCGAGGACTTCATGGCCTATGTCACCGCCGCGCGCGGTCACAAGTCGGCCGGCTTCAACCTGCTGCCCTTCGACCCCGCCACGGCGATCTACGGCGCCAAGCAGGACGTCGACGGCGAGACCTCGGACAATGTCGAGGCCGGCTTCAAGAGCGAGTGGTTCGACCGCCGCCTGCTGCTGAACGTCACGGCGTTCAACACCGAGGTGAAGGACTACCAGGCCAACCAGGCGATCGGCGTCGGCAACACCGCCGTCCGCTTCCTGGCCAATGTCGGCTCGTTGCGCTCGCGCGGCGTCGAGGTCGAGAGCGAGGCGCGCCTGGGCGAGCTGCGCGTGAAGGGCCTCGTCGGCTACAATGAGGCCACCTACAAGAGCTTCCACAACTCGGTCTGCCCGGCCCAGTCGACGGCCCTGACCTGCGACCTGACCGGCCGCCAGGTCGCCTGGGCCCCGAAGTGGACCAGCAGCGTCACGGTGAACTACGAGCACGCGTTCGTGTCGGGCACGACGACCTACGCGACCTTCGACGCCAACTGGCGCTCGACCCAGAACACCACGATCACCCTGGATCCGGCGGCGCAGATCAAGAGCTACGCCCTGGCCAACCTGCGGGTCGGCACGCGGTTCATGGACGACAGCGTGGATGTCCAGGTCTGGGCCGAGAACCTCGCGGACAAGGCCTACTACATCAACCTGCTGGGCCTGACGAAGTCGACGGGCATCATCCAGGGCTATCCGGGCAACCCGCGCACGGTGGGCGCCACGATCCGCTACCACTTCTAA
- a CDS encoding DUF1636 domain-containing protein, translated as MTLLREADDTAAVVVCNTCRISAEERETPDGVRGGALLAAALRELAPGTGVAIQEMPCLFNCTQHCSIHLRAPGKIGYVLGRFEPTPEAARAILDYAVAYAASAEGVVPYRQWPEGVKGHFIVRVPPAGKLVAD; from the coding sequence TTGACCCTTCTGCGCGAGGCCGACGACACGGCGGCGGTGGTCGTCTGCAATACCTGCCGGATCTCGGCCGAGGAGCGCGAGACGCCGGACGGCGTGCGCGGCGGGGCGCTGCTGGCGGCGGCGCTGCGCGAGCTCGCGCCCGGAACCGGCGTGGCGATCCAGGAGATGCCGTGCCTGTTCAACTGCACGCAGCACTGCTCGATCCATCTGCGGGCGCCGGGCAAGATCGGCTATGTCCTGGGCCGGTTCGAGCCGACACCTGAGGCCGCGCGGGCCATCCTGGACTACGCGGTCGCCTACGCCGCCAGCGCCGAGGGCGTGGTGCCCTACCGCCAGTGGCCCGAGGGCGTGAAGGGCCACTTCATCGTCCGCGTGCCGCCGGCGGGCAAGCTGGTGGCGGACTAG
- a CDS encoding TauD/TfdA dioxygenase family protein has translation MTVALQARPVSEADSPGLTPLTPTIGAEIDGVDLSQPLSPENRDFIKAALLRYKVVFFRDQRALDSQRQAAFAAEFGPLYTHPTTRSDAKVTPIHKIEPPDPELFETRKAAGAGLVQAGYHSDTSWRLVPTWGAVLRAINLPDVGGDTIWVDAGAAYEALKPEQKARLEGLHVTHDFRDALLASGHDYPIVAHPIVRKHRETGAAILWVNFTQKPQILGLDRAESNALLTEILDQYRKPEFQVRFKWRPGSVAFWDNRAAVHIAIRDYGDFPRLMDRVLIADQPLWADL, from the coding sequence ATGACCGTCGCCCTGCAAGCCCGCCCTGTCTCCGAAGCCGACAGCCCGGGCCTGACGCCGCTGACGCCCACGATCGGCGCCGAGATCGACGGCGTCGACCTGAGCCAGCCGCTCAGCCCGGAGAACCGCGACTTCATCAAGGCCGCCCTGCTGCGCTACAAGGTCGTGTTCTTCCGCGACCAGCGCGCCCTGGACAGCCAGCGGCAGGCGGCCTTCGCGGCCGAGTTCGGGCCGCTCTACACGCATCCCACCACCCGCTCGGACGCCAAGGTGACGCCGATCCACAAGATCGAGCCGCCGGATCCGGAACTGTTCGAGACCCGCAAGGCCGCCGGCGCCGGACTGGTGCAGGCCGGCTATCACAGCGACACCAGCTGGCGCCTGGTGCCGACCTGGGGGGCGGTGCTGCGGGCGATCAACCTGCCCGACGTCGGCGGCGACACGATCTGGGTCGACGCCGGCGCGGCCTATGAGGCGCTGAAGCCCGAGCAGAAGGCCCGCCTGGAGGGCCTGCACGTCACGCACGACTTCCGCGACGCCCTGCTGGCCTCGGGCCACGACTATCCGATCGTCGCCCATCCGATCGTCCGCAAGCACCGCGAGACCGGCGCCGCGATCCTGTGGGTGAACTTCACCCAGAAGCCCCAGATCCTGGGGCTGGACCGCGCGGAGAGCAACGCGCTGCTGACCGAGATCCTGGACCAGTACCGCAAGCCCGAATTCCAGGTGCGCTTCAAGTGGCGGCCCGGCTCGGTGGCCTTCTGGGACAACCGCGCGGCCGTGCACATCGCCATCCGCGACTATGGCGACTTCCCGCGCCTGATGGACCGCGTGCTGATCGCCGACCAGCCGCTCTGGGCCGATCTCTAG
- the paoA gene encoding aldehyde dehydrogenase iron-sulfur subunit PaoA has translation MADNETLSLSRRDLMAAGAASAAVASAPSPAGAAPADTPHLAKVAFTVNGQKRDLELDTRTTLLDALREHLKLTGVKKGCDHGQCGACTVIVDGRRINACLTLAVMHEGDAVTTIEGLGTPDKLHPLQAAFVKHDGYQCGYCTPGQICSAKAVLDEIKAGIPSHVTADLTDDPKLTEAELRERMSGNICRCGAYSNIVEAIADVAGGLA, from the coding sequence ATGGCCGACAACGAAACCCTCAGCCTGTCGAGGCGCGATCTGATGGCCGCCGGCGCGGCCTCGGCGGCCGTCGCCAGCGCGCCCAGCCCGGCCGGCGCGGCGCCCGCCGACACGCCCCACCTGGCCAAGGTCGCCTTCACGGTGAACGGCCAGAAGCGCGACCTGGAGCTGGACACCCGCACCACCCTGCTGGACGCCCTGCGCGAGCACCTGAAGCTGACCGGCGTCAAGAAGGGCTGCGACCACGGCCAGTGCGGGGCCTGCACGGTCATCGTCGACGGCCGGCGGATCAACGCCTGCCTGACCCTGGCGGTCATGCACGAGGGCGACGCGGTCACCACCATCGAGGGCCTGGGAACACCCGACAAGCTGCACCCGCTGCAGGCCGCCTTCGTCAAGCACGACGGCTACCAGTGCGGCTACTGCACGCCGGGCCAGATCTGCTCGGCCAAGGCGGTGCTGGACGAGATCAAGGCCGGAATTCCCAGCCACGTCACCGCCGACCTCACCGACGATCCCAAGCTGACCGAGGCCGAACTCCGTGAACGGATGAGCGGCAACATCTGTCGCTGCGGGGCCTATTCCAACATCGTCGAAGCAATCGCCGACGTCGCGGGAGGCCTGGCGTGA
- the paoC gene encoding aldehyde oxidoreductase molybdenum-binding subunit PaoC has product MKFDTPATTNPIDQLKVVGKPTDRIDGPLKTTGTAPYAYERHDALTGVAYGYILGSAIAKGRITAMDVSRAKAAPGVLAVVTAQNAGKLTKGDFNTADLLGGPQIQHYHQAVAVVVAETFEQARAAAALIKVDYERARGTFDLASAKDGAPPVGKDNPDTAVGDFDKAFAEAPVKLDQTYTTPDQAHAMMEPHATIAAWQGDKLTVWTSNQMVAWGRGDVAKTLGIPKDNVRLVSPYIGGGFGGKLFVRADAIMAALGAKAAGRPVKLALPRPLMFNNTTHRPATIQRIRIGATREGKITAIGHESWSGDLPGGGPETATQQTRLLYAGANRMMKMKLATLDLPEGNAMRAPGEAPGLMALEVAIDELAEKLAIDPIDFRVLNDTQVDPEKPGRPFSQRRLVECLRTGADKFGWSRRSPRPGQVRDGRWLVGMGVAAAFRNNLVMKSAARVRLETTGQVVVETDMTDIGTGSYTIIAQTAAEMMGVPLHQVTVKLGDSAFPVSAGSGGQWGGNSSTAGVYAACVKLREAAAAKLGLDPAAAEFSDGRVKVGNQSLPLAQAASGGPLVAEDVMEYGDLAKTHQQSTFGGHFVEVAVDSVTAEIRIRRMLAVCAAGRILNPKAARSQVIGAMTMGAGAALMEELVVDKRLGFFVNHDLAGYEVPVHADIPHQEVIFLDETDPMSSPMKAKGVGELGICGVGAAVANAIYNATGVRVRDYPITLDKLLAEMPVLA; this is encoded by the coding sequence ATGAAGTTCGACACCCCCGCCACGACCAATCCGATCGACCAGTTGAAGGTGGTCGGCAAGCCCACCGACCGCATCGACGGGCCGCTGAAGACCACCGGGACCGCGCCCTACGCCTATGAGCGGCACGACGCCCTGACCGGCGTCGCCTACGGCTACATCCTGGGCTCGGCGATCGCCAAGGGCCGGATCACGGCCATGGACGTCAGCCGCGCCAAGGCCGCGCCCGGCGTGCTGGCCGTCGTCACGGCCCAGAACGCCGGCAAGCTGACCAAGGGCGACTTCAACACCGCCGACCTGCTGGGCGGGCCACAGATCCAGCACTATCACCAGGCCGTCGCGGTCGTGGTCGCCGAGACCTTCGAGCAGGCCCGCGCGGCCGCGGCCCTGATCAAGGTCGACTACGAACGCGCCAGGGGGACCTTCGACCTGGCCTCGGCCAAGGACGGCGCACCGCCGGTCGGCAAGGACAATCCCGACACCGCCGTCGGCGACTTCGACAAGGCCTTCGCCGAGGCCCCGGTCAAGCTGGACCAGACCTACACCACGCCCGACCAGGCCCACGCCATGATGGAGCCGCACGCGACCATCGCCGCCTGGCAGGGCGACAAGCTGACGGTCTGGACATCGAACCAGATGGTCGCCTGGGGGCGCGGCGACGTCGCCAAGACCCTGGGCATCCCCAAGGACAATGTCCGCCTGGTCTCGCCCTATATCGGCGGCGGGTTCGGAGGGAAGCTGTTCGTCCGCGCCGACGCCATCATGGCCGCCCTGGGGGCCAAGGCGGCCGGACGTCCGGTCAAGCTGGCCCTGCCCCGGCCGCTGATGTTCAACAACACCACCCACCGCCCGGCCACCATCCAGCGCATCCGCATCGGCGCGACCCGCGAGGGCAAGATCACCGCGATCGGCCACGAAAGCTGGTCGGGCGACCTGCCCGGCGGCGGACCAGAGACGGCCACCCAGCAGACCCGCCTGCTCTACGCCGGCGCCAACCGCATGATGAAGATGAAGCTGGCCACGCTGGACCTGCCCGAGGGCAACGCCATGCGCGCGCCGGGCGAGGCGCCGGGGCTGATGGCGCTGGAGGTGGCGATCGACGAGCTGGCCGAAAAGCTGGCCATCGACCCCATCGACTTCCGCGTCCTCAACGACACCCAGGTCGATCCGGAAAAGCCCGGCCGCCCGTTCTCGCAGCGGCGACTGGTCGAGTGCCTGCGCACCGGCGCCGACAAGTTCGGCTGGTCCAGGCGCAGTCCGCGTCCGGGCCAGGTCCGCGATGGCCGCTGGCTGGTCGGCATGGGCGTGGCGGCGGCGTTCCGCAACAACTTGGTCATGAAGTCGGCCGCCCGCGTGCGGCTGGAGACCACCGGCCAGGTCGTGGTCGAGACCGACATGACCGACATTGGCACCGGCAGCTACACGATCATCGCCCAGACCGCCGCCGAGATGATGGGCGTACCGCTGCACCAGGTGACCGTGAAGCTGGGCGACTCCGCCTTCCCCGTCTCGGCCGGTTCCGGCGGCCAGTGGGGCGGCAACAGCTCGACGGCCGGGGTCTACGCCGCCTGCGTGAAGCTGCGCGAGGCGGCCGCGGCCAAGCTGGGCCTGGATCCCGCCGCCGCCGAGTTCTCGGACGGCCGGGTCAAGGTCGGCAACCAGAGCCTGCCCCTGGCCCAGGCCGCCTCCGGCGGGCCGCTGGTCGCCGAGGATGTCATGGAATACGGCGACCTGGCCAAGACCCACCAGCAGTCGACGTTCGGCGGGCACTTCGTCGAGGTCGCCGTCGACAGCGTCACGGCCGAAATCCGCATCCGCCGCATGCTGGCCGTCTGCGCCGCCGGCCGCATCCTCAATCCCAAGGCCGCCCGCAGCCAGGTGATCGGGGCCATGACCATGGGCGCCGGCGCGGCCCTGATGGAGGAACTGGTCGTCGACAAGCGACTGGGCTTCTTCGTCAATCACGACCTGGCCGGCTACGAGGTGCCCGTCCACGCCGACATCCCGCACCAGGAGGTGATCTTCCTGGACGAGACCGATCCGATGTCCTCGCCGATGAAGGCCAAGGGCGTCGGCGAACTGGGCATCTGCGGCGTCGGCGCGGCCGTGGCCAACGCCATCTACAACGCCACCGGCGTGCGGGTGCGCGACTATCCGATCACCCTAGACAAGCTGCTGGCCGAGATGCCCGTCCTGGCCTGA
- a CDS encoding GntR family transcriptional regulator yields the protein MSTPRTEWDPGESVFRTPLKRTGRVALYRQIADRLRAAIVHGQRRLPTERELAQGFTVARVTVRAALDLLAADELISRRRRHGTAVREGAARRATALEG from the coding sequence ATGAGCACGCCGCGCACCGAGTGGGATCCTGGCGAGAGCGTCTTCCGCACGCCGCTGAAGCGCACGGGACGCGTGGCGCTCTATCGGCAGATCGCCGACCGGCTGCGCGCCGCGATCGTCCACGGCCAGCGACGCCTGCCGACCGAGCGGGAGCTGGCCCAGGGCTTCACCGTGGCCCGGGTCACGGTCCGCGCGGCGCTGGACCTGCTGGCGGCGGACGAACTGATCTCGCGTCGGCGGCGGCACGGGACGGCGGTCCGCGAGGGCGCCGCGCGGCGGGCGACCGCCTTGGAGGGGTAG
- a CDS encoding glycosyl hydrolase family 28 protein: MWSSLALALAMGGAREARAGTLDVYPVPPGGLLYQMHNDTFTVRARQPGGPWRDLYEYDVKIDADGPSQASVVQFDFEGPVEIGVRKNNGDFRRVEVRPAHKAIRPVVRDGIVTFTIDKPQNLSVEFDGDRLHNLHIFAGAPVPRPAPGPDVVIYEAGLHKPPGDSGYFPVASGQTIYLAPGAILQGLFKPEKVENVRIIGHGMIDRPADQLVVQDSKNVLVEGLTFLTPKHGTIACASSSQVTFRDIKTLSNGAWSDGINVFACQDVTVERAFIRTSDDSVAIYATRKAGTGDTRGVRVRQSVFWPDVAHAVFIGLHGDTDKRNVVEDIRFEDIDILGLDEDDPEYQGALAISAGDSNTVRNVVFDGVRVEQIEEGKLFNVRTVFNAKYGTSPGLLVDGVHFRNISFTGAGWPSPSTIAGYGPDRPVRNVSFENVTIAGKRLKGPDPSLIEIGPNVSGVSFK; the protein is encoded by the coding sequence GTGTGGTCGAGTCTCGCCCTGGCCCTGGCCATGGGGGGCGCCCGCGAGGCGCGGGCCGGGACGCTGGACGTCTATCCGGTCCCGCCGGGCGGGCTGCTCTACCAGATGCACAACGACACCTTCACGGTGCGGGCGCGCCAGCCGGGCGGCCCCTGGCGCGACCTCTACGAATACGACGTCAAGATCGACGCCGATGGGCCCAGCCAGGCCTCGGTCGTACAGTTCGACTTCGAGGGGCCGGTAGAGATCGGCGTCCGCAAGAACAACGGTGACTTCAGGCGCGTCGAGGTGCGCCCTGCGCACAAGGCGATCAGGCCCGTCGTCCGCGACGGGATCGTCACCTTCACCATCGACAAGCCTCAGAACCTGTCGGTCGAGTTCGACGGCGACCGGCTGCACAACCTGCACATCTTCGCCGGCGCGCCGGTCCCCCGGCCCGCGCCCGGCCCGGACGTGGTGATCTACGAGGCCGGGCTGCACAAGCCGCCGGGCGACAGCGGATACTTCCCGGTCGCCTCGGGACAGACGATCTATCTCGCGCCCGGCGCCATCCTGCAGGGCCTGTTCAAGCCCGAGAAGGTCGAGAACGTCCGCATCATCGGCCACGGCATGATCGACAGGCCCGCCGACCAACTGGTCGTCCAGGACTCCAAGAACGTGCTGGTCGAGGGGCTGACCTTCCTGACGCCCAAGCACGGCACCATCGCCTGCGCCTCGTCCAGCCAGGTGACGTTCAGGGACATCAAGACGCTCAGCAACGGGGCCTGGTCGGACGGGATCAACGTCTTCGCCTGCCAGGACGTCACCGTCGAGCGAGCTTTCATCCGCACCTCCGACGACAGCGTGGCGATCTACGCCACCCGCAAGGCCGGGACGGGCGACACGCGAGGAGTCCGGGTGCGCCAGTCGGTGTTCTGGCCCGACGTCGCCCACGCCGTCTTCATCGGCCTGCATGGCGACACCGACAAGCGCAACGTCGTCGAGGACATCCGCTTCGAGGACATCGACATCCTGGGCCTGGACGAGGACGACCCTGAGTACCAGGGCGCGCTGGCGATCAGCGCCGGCGACAGCAACACCGTGCGCAACGTCGTCTTCGACGGCGTGCGGGTCGAGCAGATCGAGGAAGGCAAGCTGTTCAACGTCCGCACCGTGTTCAACGCCAAGTACGGCACGAGCCCGGGCCTGTTGGTCGACGGCGTCCATTTCCGCAACATCAGCTTCACCGGCGCCGGCTGGCCCAGTCCCTCGACGATCGCGGGCTACGGTCCCGACCGGCCGGTGCGGAACGTCTCGTTCGAGAACGTGACGATCGCGGGCAAGCGGCTGAAGGGCCCCGACCCGTCGCTGATCGAGATCGGGCCCAATGTCAGCGGCGTGAGCTTCAAGTAG
- a CDS encoding esterase-like activity of phytase family protein has translation MSRRRLAGTVACLMALALTLAGGAAAQSSTYVTPHWDQTPGDVTVAFGGKTYVNHGLVAVGWLPAATRDFNNETLGSFSSMALSGWKRNADGSYAGTLRTLPDRGPNNVGPFAGTTDYANRVHEHAIRLVPGKGLSIVPTGGFLLKDQTGAPFTGMDPASNLIERGGSRYPSPASGEGAGRISLDSEAIAWLPDGRFYVSDEYAAGIYLFDKTGKLTGVIETVPALKPMKKGVLDFGAEKAPTTGRRNNQGLEGLTISPDGTRLIAVLQSAAMQDQGSSAATRNNTRVLVYDISRTRLPKAPIGHYVLQLPTVRESGDGQGADITAAQSEALALSDTRLLVLARDGNGRGKGTANAPVYKSILLVDLADARNLVGAPYEQGVAPIARDGVLNPDIKPAAQAELVNILNPLQLAKFGVNLSVNPSTPTSLPEKIEAMALAPTLDGTGDVFLLVGSDNDFATAKGRVNGQDFDASLKGATGTGDNDNLVLVYRLSLPK, from the coding sequence ATGTCGCGTCGTCGCCTCGCCGGAACCGTCGCGTGCCTGATGGCCCTGGCCCTGACCCTCGCGGGAGGCGCGGCGGCCCAGTCGTCGACCTATGTCACGCCCCACTGGGACCAGACCCCCGGCGACGTGACGGTGGCCTTCGGCGGCAAGACCTATGTCAACCACGGCCTCGTGGCCGTGGGCTGGCTGCCGGCGGCGACGCGCGACTTCAACAACGAGACCCTGGGCTCGTTCTCGAGCATGGCGCTGTCGGGCTGGAAGCGGAACGCGGACGGGTCCTATGCCGGGACCCTCCGCACCCTGCCGGACCGGGGCCCCAACAATGTCGGACCGTTCGCCGGCACGACCGACTACGCCAACCGCGTCCACGAGCACGCAATCCGGCTGGTCCCGGGCAAGGGGCTGTCGATCGTCCCGACCGGCGGCTTCCTGCTGAAGGACCAGACCGGAGCGCCGTTCACCGGCATGGATCCGGCCTCCAACCTCATCGAGCGGGGCGGCTCGCGCTATCCCTCGCCGGCCAGCGGGGAAGGGGCGGGCAGGATCAGCCTGGACAGCGAGGCCATCGCCTGGCTGCCGGATGGGCGCTTCTACGTCTCCGACGAGTACGCGGCGGGGATCTATCTGTTCGACAAGACCGGCAAGCTGACCGGGGTCATCGAGACCGTCCCGGCGCTGAAGCCGATGAAGAAGGGCGTGCTGGACTTCGGGGCCGAGAAGGCGCCGACCACCGGCCGCCGCAACAATCAGGGCCTGGAGGGGCTGACGATCAGCCCCGACGGGACGCGCCTGATCGCCGTGCTGCAGAGCGCGGCCATGCAGGACCAGGGCTCCAGCGCCGCCACCCGCAACAACACCCGCGTGCTGGTCTACGACATCAGCCGGACCCGGCTGCCCAAGGCCCCGATCGGCCATTACGTGCTGCAGCTGCCGACCGTGCGCGAGAGCGGCGACGGCCAGGGCGCCGACATCACCGCCGCCCAGTCCGAGGCCCTGGCGCTGAGCGACACGCGCCTGCTGGTCCTGGCCCGCGACGGCAATGGCCGGGGCAAGGGCACCGCCAATGCACCGGTGTACAAGAGCATCCTGCTGGTCGACCTCGCTGACGCCCGGAACCTCGTGGGCGCGCCCTACGAGCAGGGCGTGGCGCCCATCGCCAGGGACGGCGTGCTGAACCCCGACATCAAGCCGGCCGCCCAGGCCGAGCTGGTCAACATCCTCAACCCGCTCCAGTTGGCCAAGTTCGGGGTGAACCTGTCGGTCAATCCGTCGACCCCGACCAGCCTGCCCGAGAAGATCGAGGCGATGGCCCTGGCGCCGACCCTGGACGGGACCGGCGACGTATTCCTGCTGGTCGGCTCGGACAACGACTTCGCCACCGCCAAGGGCCGGGTGAACGGCCAGGACTTCGACGCGTCGCTGAAGGGCGCGACGGGGACCGGCGACAACGACAACCTGGTGCTGGTCTACCGCCTGTCGCTGCCGAAGTGA